AGAGACAGGGGAATCCAAAAATGTACCTCTGGTAATTTTGCTTGGATATTTTGGGCAGCTTGAAAAATTACAGGTAAAAGATATTTTAATTCTTGACGACGAGAAGCTGGTAACAGAGTTATTGCGATCGCCTCTGGCTCAATTCCCAATTTAGCGCGGGCTTCCTGGCGGCTGGGAGCGCTTTGCATCCGATCGACTAGAGGATGCCCCACCCAGGTAACATTGGCACCTTGCTGGCTAAAATAACGGGCTTCTTCGGGGAAGATGGCTAAGAGCTTCTTTGTAAACCCAACAATGCGGTTGGTGTTACGCAAACTGACAGACCACACCCACTCTTGGGGAGCTATGTAATAAACTACTGGCACTTGCGGCAAATTCTGCTGCATATACGTACCAACACCCAAATTTGGCCCCATATAGTCGATTAGCAGTACCAAGTCAGGGGGATTTTGTTTCAAATAGGCGATCGCTTTTCGTTGCACTAGGAGAGTTGGTACAACATAACGCAAGGATTCTAAAAGACCCACCGAACCAATACGACTAGTATCGCCCAGTATGGTTGCCCCTGCCTCTGCCATTTTTTCACCACCCAGCGCCACAATCTCCAATTCCACACCAGCAGCCACAGCTTGACGCTTCAGCGCTGAAATGAGTAGAGAACCTTGCAAATCGCCAGATACTTCGCCAGTGCTGATAAATATCCGCATTTGGTAATTGGGAGGAAATAAGGGACAGGAAATTGGCAATTAAAAGAAATATCTTTTTATCTCACGCAAAGACGCAAAGACGCAAAGAAAAATGCAAAATCTCTCTTCAAATCTC
The genomic region above belongs to Calothrix sp. NIES-2098 and contains:
- the lpxB gene encoding lipid-A-disaccharide synthase; translation: MRIFISTGEVSGDLQGSLLISALKRQAVAAGVELEIVALGGEKMAEAGATILGDTSRIGSVGLLESLRYVVPTLLVQRKAIAYLKQNPPDLVLLIDYMGPNLGVGTYMQQNLPQVPVVYYIAPQEWVWSVSLRNTNRIVGFTKKLLAIFPEEARYFSQQGANVTWVGHPLVDRMQSAPSRQEARAKLGIEPEAIAITLLPASRRQELKYLLPVIFQAAQNIQAKLPEVHFWIPLSLEDFREPITAGIQRYGLRATIVSGQQKEVFAAADFAITKSGTVNLELALLNVPQVVVYRLNPITAWIARKILKGSIPFASPVNLVVMRGIVPEFLQEQATAENITQAAMELLLNNEKKQQTLVDYHQMRQSLGELGVCNRAAQEILQMLDKG